Sequence from the Deltaproteobacteria bacterium genome:
CAACATCGAGATGGTGGTGAATCTCATCACGCCGATCGCGATGGACAAGGAGCTGCGCTTCGCGATCCGCGAGGGCGGCCGCACGGTGGGTGCGGGCGTCGTCGCCGAGATCGTCGAGTAGCGAGCTGGTCAGGCACGGAGAAAGGACCCCCAGATGGCCGAGCTCGCGACCCAGAAGATCCGGATCCGCATGAAGGCGTACGACTTCAAGCTCCTCGACCAGAGCGCCGGGGAGATCGTCGACACCGCCGTGCGGACCGGCGCGCGCGTGGCGGGTCCGATCCCGCTGCCGACGTCGATCAACAAGTTCACGGTCCTGCGCGGGCCCCACATCGACAAGAAGTCGCGCGAGCAGTTCGAGATCCGCACCCACAAGCGGCTGATCGACATCCTCGATCCGACGCCGCAGACGGTGGACGCGCTGATGAAGCTCGAGCTGGCCGCCGGCGTCGACGTCGAGATCAAGCTGTAGCCATGGCGACCCAGGAACTGCTCACGACGGCAGGCACGGGCGGGAAGGCCAGCGTGGAGCTGGATCCGGCGGTCTTCGAGGCGCCGGTCCGGCCGCACCTGTTCCATGCCGAGGTGCGCCGGCAGCTTGCGAAGCGCCAGCGCGGTACCCACGCGACCCGCAACCGCGCGGGCGTTTCGGGCGGCGGCATCAAGCCGTGGCGCCAGAAGGGCACCGGGCGCGCGCGGCAGGGCTCGATCCGGGCGCCGCAGTGGTCCGGCGGCGGGGTGGTCTTCGGACCGGTGCCGCGCTCGCACGAGCACGCGCTGCCGAAGAAGGTCCGGCGGGCGGCGCTGCGCGGGGCGCTCTCGCTGCGGCACCAGGAGGGTGCGCTGGTCGCGGTCGACGCGCTGGCGCTCGACGCGCCGAAGACGAAGCAGGTGGTGGAGCTGCTCGGCCGGCTCGGCTTCGACGGCAGCGCCTCGGTGCTGATCGTCACGGCCGGCGCCGATGCCGCCCTCGAGCGCGCGGCCCGCAACCTGCGCTGGGTCGGCGTGCTGCGCGCCGAAGGGCTCAACACCTACGACGTGCTGCGCCACCAGCGGCTCCTGGTGACGCGAGACGCGCTCGACGCGATCCACGCGCGGCTCGGCGAGGCCCCCGCGCAGGAGGCCCGCTCGTGAAGTCCCACGAGGTGATCCAGCGGCCGCTGGTCACGGAGAAGAGCACGCTCGCGCGCGAGGAGCGCAACGAGGTGACCTTCGCCGTCGACCCGAAGGCCAGCAAGCACGACGTGCGGGCTGCGGTCGAGGAGCTCTTCTCGGTCCGCGTCGAGGACGTCCGGACGATGCGCATGCCGCGCAAGATGCGGCGGGTCGG
This genomic interval carries:
- a CDS encoding 50S ribosomal protein L23 encodes the protein MKSHEVIQRPLVTEKSTLAREERNEVTFAVDPKASKHDVRAAVEELFSVRVEDVRTMRMPRKMRRVGRHVGARPQWKKAVVRLAEGQSIEFFEGV
- the rplD gene encoding 50S ribosomal protein L4; this translates as MATQELLTTAGTGGKASVELDPAVFEAPVRPHLFHAEVRRQLAKRQRGTHATRNRAGVSGGGIKPWRQKGTGRARQGSIRAPQWSGGGVVFGPVPRSHEHALPKKVRRAALRGALSLRHQEGALVAVDALALDAPKTKQVVELLGRLGFDGSASVLIVTAGADAALERAARNLRWVGVLRAEGLNTYDVLRHQRLLVTRDALDAIHARLGEAPAQEARS
- the tuf gene encoding elongation factor Tu (EF-Tu; promotes GTP-dependent binding of aminoacyl-tRNA to the A-site of ribosomes during protein biosynthesis; when the tRNA anticodon matches the mRNA codon, GTP hydrolysis results; the inactive EF-Tu-GDP leaves the ribosome and release of GDP is promoted by elongation factor Ts; many prokaryotes have two copies of the gene encoding EF-Tu) yields the protein NIEMVVNLITPIAMDKELRFAIREGGRTVGAGVVAEIVE
- the rpsJ gene encoding 30S ribosomal protein S10 translates to MAELATQKIRIRMKAYDFKLLDQSAGEIVDTAVRTGARVAGPIPLPTSINKFTVLRGPHIDKKSREQFEIRTHKRLIDILDPTPQTVDALMKLELAAGVDVEIKL